A stretch of DNA from Vanacampus margaritifer isolate UIUO_Vmar chromosome 1, RoL_Vmar_1.0, whole genome shotgun sequence:
CCACacgacaaccattcacattactttacaTCAGAAGAGCCTCATATGAAAAAGAGATCTTGTTGAGGTGCCAGAACATTCAAATTTTTAACATACAATGATTTGCTTTGTATGTCATGCTGCATGTGGCTTTTGCAGCAACGACATTGCCCTGATCAAGCTCTCCAGCCCCGTGGTCTTTACTGGCACAATCATGCCATGCTGCCTCCCTCAACGTAATGTCGTCCTTCCCCATGGCACTGCATGCTACATAACTGGCTGGGGTCGGTTGTCCAGTGAGTACTCTGTCCATGGTTGTCAGCATCTAATATAGTCGCTATTGCAGACGGTTTGGTGGAGTAGTATGAGGATGTATACTAGTATTAGTAATGGCCATACTACTCAGAGAATGCCCAAACTCAGTTTATCTCAAGCAGGACCGGGCTGTCTTAAGACTTAAATCAAAGGCCAAATTTCTGCCAATATCAGGTACAAGCTACGTTTAGCCTGGGCTGTTCGTGGAGGACAGTTAAACATATTTGccatatttgaatgtttttgctaTGCTTCTATTAAAAAGCTTAAGCAACTCAACtgtaagccatttatttttaagaatgaTATAGTAAAGAAATTGAAATAGTAATAAAGTGTTATGGGATCCTATTTCGGGATATGTTTATAAACTGAATCAAAAGGATTTTCGTCATACGGCAGAACCAACACCACAATCCCTTAGCTACTGACGTCttagcaggcttggggagtaacggaatacatgtaccgctgtTACGTagtcagattacaaaaaaaattaactgtattccattacaacaacatgtaatcagattacaggtgcatttattaaaaaatggggattacttcgaggattacaatttctacgatgagagagattGTGAAAGAGGAATGATACAGTAAAGAAATTGAAATAGTAATAAAGTGTTATGGGATCCTATTTCGGGATATGTTTATAAACTGAATCAAAAGGATTTTCGTCATACGGCAGAACCAACACCACAATCCCTTAGCTACTGACGTCttagcaggcttggggagtaacggaatacatgtaccgctgtTACGTagtcagattacaaaaaaaattaactgtattccattacaacaacatgtaatcagattacaggtacatttattaaaaaatggggattacttcgaggattacaatttctacgatgagagcgATTGTGAAAgaggatgagagagagagagagagagagagagagagagagagagagagagagagagagagagcgagcgagcgtgcacacccgcgcgagtgggaccgttgctacgtgtcggggaggtggggacgaacgaactgactagtctgcaaatagcaggggcacattgtatagaatatatattgtgatgatatttatttttattttgtcttcatgagcatactcaatattggagtaatccaaaagtaatccagttacattactttaatacatggtacttggattacattactaactacattttttagcaggtaacttgtaactgtaacagattacattttaaaagttaccCTCCCAACCGTGCGTTTTAGCATGTCGGTTGTTTCTCCCAGCTGAAGGTGCGCCGTCTGATATCCTGCAGCAGGCTCTCCTTCCCGTGATCGGCCATGACACCTGCTCGCAGCCCGATTGGTGGGGTGTCCTGGCAACTGACAAGATGGTCTGCGCTGGTGGAGACGGCATCACTGCTGGCTGCAATGTGAGCTGAAAAGGAATCTGTGAATTAAGTCACTTAGATAGTAAACAAATAAGTGGAACATGTTGGATTTGTGATTTGTGTATGACTTACAGGGAGACTCTGGGGGCCCTTTAAACTGCCAGAACCCGGACGGCTCTTGGACCGTACATGGCGTGGTGAGCTTTGGTTCAGGACAGGACTGTAACTTCTTCCAGAAGCCGACTGTGTTTACTCAAGTCAGCTCCTATCTGGACTGGATAGATAGAGTAAGTAACGGATTTTGTGAAGTGAATCACCTTCACCAGTCTGCATTCGTGGAAAGttggaagtcggacttttccagttgcaaagtcagaaaaaaaaaaaaactgaaacccACGTCACTGACCTCAGTCACTGGCTTAAATTAGACGTCACTCAATAATGGCGAGCACCATGCAGAGACAGACTGTGAATGGCAAAATATAATTTACAACttacaaaatttaaaacagaaatgtatttatattaatGTATTGTAACTTTAATTGGTTATTTGAAATAGATTCACATAACACAACGTGATTTGGAATGTCTGTGGGAACCAGAACAACAAGCTATTTACCGCATTCAGCCATCTtcgttgtttacatttgcatcAAAAGCTTTGAGGTTGGAACTGGGAGAATCCAAGAGGGATATATCCGACTTTCCAACTCAAATAGAGCATTATCCCGATGTAGCAAAAACATGGTGTGTATGAcagtaatgttttttcttcttcttgtgtctGCAGGTTAAGAGCAACTACTGATGCAGCTGTTCAAATGACTGTGTCATCAGGAAAATGGCAAATTGAAATGATCTAATTCGAACCACAGCAATGGAAAACTTTCAGTCACATTGTCACAGTCTTTTAAATGACAATGTGACACTAAATAAAATGACTGGTTTCATTCCAGGGTCTGCTTTGCAAAGTTTTCAGCTCACCCTAATCTCTCTTCTTATcgtaagaaataaaaatgttaagtgTGACCATAGCTGAGCAATCTTAAAAGCTACTAGCTTACTACACTTATCCTACTCATACAATATCACTATTTTCCTCTTTCAAAGTTCATAATAcataaaagcaaacatggttcactgaaatatttttattacaatataatactcaaaataaattgctttccgttcagtggtgaaaatgatttttttttaaccaaaatattttcacaatacatcaaaaataatttgaatgtaAGTCCTAGAAAACATGAAACAGCATAAATATGTTCAGAATCTCAATGGAAAACAACTTTTTCTGCCATCGTCGTTCGTCATGGAGAAACATTATTAACAGCAACATATTAAAATCATTCAGGAAGATAAAATCTTACCAGGAAATGAGGTCCCATGACCACAAACAGTAAATACAACAGAGAACGGTAATTCCAGGAGATATTAGTGACTAAATTGACTTTTGTTGCTTCACGCAAATGCTTGCTATGTATCGTTTATTCCTCTTTTCCCATTAACTACACCACTCCATTCGAACACAGGGCAAAAGAACACTTGCAAAGTTCGATCCATCTATTCCCACGTGTGTTGTTTTCATCTGACATTTGGCAGGTATTGATAAAAGACTGCATGCTAATGGCAACATTTGCCGCTGAAGGGAGAGCCTTGTGCTGTGTTGGCTCATTGCCAGCATGCTCGGAGGTGAAAACAGGGCTGTGAGTCAAGCCTTGGTTGATGAGCAAGCCTTGCTGTTAGAACAGTGCAGCTGCACACTCAAAGAGACTCTCTGTTGGTCATCTTGAATAAGacgacaacacacacacacacacacacacacaaaaaaagcctaCAGTGGACTGGAGTCTATGCTGCTGCTGTGGGAGCTTGACTGCTATTCCCGTGACGATTACGTGAAGCCGGGCCCTTGGCTTTTCACAAGCTTCTTCAATTGTTCCCTTGTTTACCTCTTTCCCTACATGCAGGATGTTTTCAAGAGAACAACTGACACTGAATTGGGAACAGCAGAAGTCAGTTAGGGCGTAGTAAGTGTTGAAGTAGGGGCCATCAAAATGCAAAGTGGGGGTAGAGACGATGGGCATATAATTGAAAGACtacatggggggaaaaataatcatgcgtTTGTAACAGGTAAACTATATATAGATAGACTCCCATTTCTGTTTAACCACGCCACCACCACCccgtgaaaaaaaataacattccaaaacatcgttaaaaacaaaaatgacaaaatgtataaatattataaaaatgtgtttcaaatTCAACATGTAAGTTGATGGAAAcacttctcttcttcttttataaATGCTAACAAATGACACGTCGTCAGAATGGGGTCGAATGGAAAAATTCTGCACTCTGTAGTACAGTAAATATAACGTACAGTTTTACTGGaaaaagtttgtgtgtgtatatgtgttaaCGGACGTTAGAAAAAGTAGAAAGGCATGGACATAAAAGAGCACAATGTATCCTACCAGGCACTAATTATTAATTAGCATAATGTGTGAATGCATGTCTTCCTGTTGGAATGTGATGTTGCGGGTCACATTGGTAACGTGACCATTCTCATATTGCTGTGCTGGAAAAATGTTTAATACTGCTGCTCATTTTAGTACAAATTCCCTCTGAATTCCATTCCAGAGTTGACAAAATGAAAGGCATGTTGGTCTTACATAGTAAGAGGATGTGCTGCTTGAACAGAAGCCAACACCGATCCAAGCTGTCTTGTGTTTGTTGCGAAGCGCTAAAAGCAATGATATCACAGCCACTCAGGTTGTGGGTGTGTGTTAACACTTATGGTAGATGGGGTCAAGCCTGCAGAGACAAACGCCACTCGCTCTGCTGGCTGGAGTCGGGAGAGTCGCTTGAACAGCTGCTCCTGGTTCTGCTCCCGGTTCTCATGTGCGCACAAATAGAACCCCCAGTGAAGTCTCATGATCTGTTCCATCAAATGAATCTACATAGGTATGATGAGAAACTACATTTGGTGCTTGTCCAACTCAGACTCATATGTTGCACGAATTCTAAGTACAAGTCTGTGTTCTTTGATTGGAACGATTGCATGACATGAACTTATTACCATAACTGACAGGAAGATGCTATGAGGGAGTGCTGTGTATGAGTTCATTCATCAAAGCCAGTCCTGATCTGGTCCTGTTGGAATATTCTAGTTACTGTCCAAGTTTGAAAGTAAACATCAGAGGGGAGGCACCTTGTCCTCATACTGTGGTGGCGGGGTGAGAGGTTCTATTGTGATCCCAGCACCCGGTTGAGAATTGGGCACCTTCTCCGATTTGATCCTCCGGATTTTGATGGGGAGAAGCTTGCGGGCACTTTTACCAGGTTTCCGATTTGAGGCAGAAGCAGCCGCAGGTGTGGCACCGGAGGTGGGGCCAGGCTGCGATCCAGGATCCGCAACCTCTGGACCTTCAAATTCATACTGTACCCCATCAACTTGGACCAAGTCATCGTAGGAGGGGAGCTGGGAGTTGCTGGGCTGAAGGTTGCTCTGACGGACAGGGTACTGGCTACTGCCTACCGCCTCCTCATATGTGGGCACAGCGTAGCGTTGGGTGTCTGGTTCGGCGCTGCAGAAAATAGAAGCAAGAAGAGATAAATAGCACGATTGGTGATTGTAAAAAGCTAAACTGGTGATTGAAACAATCAAAATGCTTACAGATCACATTTTATGGTCTGCTGTCAGCACACTACATAGATTGAAAGGCAAAGAGCCCACATGAAGACAAACTACAGTGGCCCAATGATCTGTCTATCTtgttataaaatatgtattggGGTATAaagttatttctttaaaatcatctgtcatttttgggtaGGAAATTTTAGTTACTATTGATATctggtatcagtattggtgactactcaagagttgagtatcgattggaaaaaaaagtggtatcgaacatccttaATTGTGACCATGCAccatgacgtgcatgtattctgtaaattaacTGACTCGTTTTTTGCAGCCAACATATAGACACAGAATATtactattatcatgttaaagcagTGATTCATTAAAACGATTCTGCCATAACATTTTAGTGGGAAGTATTGGCCACTGTTTTTTCCAGGATTCCAAATCTGAATTTCCGTTGCATGATATGGCGACGTTTTAAAGTATAGCCCTTCAAATGCACAAATTTTCtacataggaaaaaaaaacctgtataTTCACTCAgtattgtctaaaaaaaacatccagacgTTCAATCTTGAGGCGACATAATGCCACGTGGCTGCTGCACAGTGATGGAAAAGGCAGAGtttttaagtttgtttttattttagttgaggtgtcacaaaaataaaaaataaaaacatctttttatttgacatCTTTTTACAACGGGCTCATTtttattagtgatgcaccgaaattaaaattttgggccgaaaaccaaaaatgaaaaatgcttggccgaaaac
This window harbors:
- the LOC144063890 gene encoding chymotrypsin-like elastase family member 2A, whose product is MRNLVLLTLMVVDVCGCGLPTYPPVLGRVVAGVDAKPHSWPWQVSLQSDSSGRWSHVCGGTLIATEWVLTAAHCINGRYNYRVELGKHSLKSSEENSVARSAAQIIPHEGYNILLSRNDIALIKLSSPVVFTGTIMPCCLPQRNVVLPHGTACYITGWGRLSTEGAPSDILQQALLPVIGHDTCSQPDWWGVLATDKMVCAGGDGITAGCNGDSGGPLNCQNPDGSWTVHGVVSFGSGQDCNFFQKPTVFTQVSSYLDWIDRVKSNY